In the genome of Acidobacteriota bacterium, the window TGGAACATTCGTACTGGGGCACGTCCTACACCGACGCCGAGATTGCCACGGTGATTGCCGAGAGCGGGGTCGTGGCGCAGGGCCGCTGCCAGCTGACCACCATCGCCACTGAGGCGGCGCTCTGCGACGCGACGGCCGCGCGCCTGGCCGCCGGCGACGTCGTCGGGTGGTACCAGGGGCGAATGGAGTGGGGGGCGCGCGCGCTTGGCAATCGCAGCATCCTGGCGGATCCACGCCGCCGCGACATGCGCGACATCATCAACCAGAAGATCAAGTTCCGCGAGCGCTTCCGGCCCTTCGCACCGTCGATTCTCGCCGAGGCGATCGACGAGTACTTCGTTGATGCGGTGCACGACCCGTTCATGATCCAGGTGTATCCGGTCAGGCCCGAGAAACGGGACGTGATACCGGCGGTGACGCACGTCGACGGCTCCGGGCGGCTGCAGTCGGTGAGCCAGGTCAGCAACCCACGGTATTGGGCGCTGATCCGGGCCTTCCACGCGCAGACCGGGGTGCCGGTGCTGCTCAATACGTCGTTCAACGAAAACGAGCCGATCGTGGAACGGCCCGAACAGGCGCTGGACTGCTTCCTGCGCACCGACATGGACGTGCTCGTCATGGGCTCGCACATGCTCCGGAAGCCAAGCTGATGCCGGCGCCGGAGGGCGCGCCCGTGCGCGTCTGTTACTTCAATCGGTCGTATTGGCCCGACACCGGCGCCACCGGCCAGTTGCTCACGGAACTGGCGGAAGACCTCGCCTCGCAACATGGCATCGAGGTCACCGTCATTACGGGATATCCACTCAATGATGTGGCGTCCGGCTTCAGCCGGACCATCGCCCGCACGGAGACCCGCAATGGCGTTCACATCGTGCGCGCCGCGGGCACCACGTTCGCGCAGCGCCGCTTCGCCGGCCGCGCGGCCAACTACCTCACCTACTTCATCTCGGCGTTGTGGGCGGCCGTGCGACTGCCCCGCCAGGACGTGACCGTGGCGCTGACCGACCCGCCCATCATTGGGCTGGCCGCGCTCGCCGCCCGGCCGCGCCACGGCATGGTGTTCTTCTGCCAGGACATCTTTCCCGAAGTCGCCGGCCTCCTCGAAGACTTCCATAGCCCGCTGGTGAACGGGCTGCTCGATCGTCTGAACCGCTTCCTGGTCGACCGCGCCCGGCGCATCGTCGCGCTGGGCGACACCATGGCGCGGCGCCTGGTCGACGGCAAGGGCGCGGCGCCCTCGAAGATCACCGTGATTCACAACTGGGCAGATACGACGGCGATCGTGCCGGACGGAAAGCAGAATCCGTTTGCCGCCGCCCACGATCTGGCCGGCCGCTTCGTGGTGCTGCATGCCGGCAACATCGGCCATTCGCAAAACCTCGACGCCGTGATCGACGCCGCGGCACGCCTGGCGGCGCGTCCCGAGATCCTGATGCTGTTCATCGGCGACGGCAACCGAAAGCCGGCGCTGCAGGAGGCGGTTCGGGCGCGCGGCTTGGACAACGTGCGCTTTCTGCCCTTCCAGCCACGCGAGCACCTGCGCTGGACCTATGCGACGAGTGACGTCTGCCTGGTGTCGTTGAAGCCCGGCCTGGCCGGTTACATCGTGCCGAGCAAGCTCTACCCGATTCTGGCCGCGGGCCGGCCGTACGTGGCGGCCGTCGAGGCGTCGAGCGAAGTGGCGGCGCTGACAGCGACCCATGGCAGCGGGGTCGTCACCGCGCCGGGCGATTCAGCGGCCCTGGCGGCGGCCATCGTCGCGCTGGCCGACGATCCAGAGCGCCGGCTGGCCATGGGCGCGCGCGCCAGGGACGCGGCGGCTCTGTTCGCGCGGGACCGCCAGGTGTCGGCCCATGCCCAGGTGCTGCGCGAGGTCGCCGGCCGATGATCAAGCGTGGGTTTGACCTGCTCGTGTCCGGGGCCGGGCTGGTCGTCTTCTCACCGATCGCGCTGCTGATTACGATTGCGATCAAGCTCGAAGACCGGGGACCCGTGCTGTTCACCCAGGAACGGGTCGGCCGCCATGGCCGCGTGTTTCTGGCGTACAAGTTCCGCTCGATGATCGTCGATGCCGAGAAACACACCGGTGCCGTCCAGGCCACCGAGAACGATCCGCGGGTCACCCGGGTCGGCCGGGTGCTGCGGGCCACGGCGTTCGACGAACTGCCGCAGTTGCTGAACATCTTCAAGGGCGACATGAGCGTGGTGGGGCCGCGGCCGTTGCGGCCGGGCGAGGCCGACACGACCGCCGACGGGCGCCATGTGCCGCTCAGCGCCATCCGCGGCTACGAAGCGCGGCACCGGGTGCGGCCCGGGCTCACCGGACTGGCACAGGTCTACGCCGCCCGCGACCTGCCGCGCCCGGGCAAGTTCCGCTACGATCTGCTGTACCAGCGGCGCGCGACCTTCTGCCTCGATCTGCGCTTGATCCTGCTCTCGTTCTGGATCACGCTGCGCGGCCGGTGGGAAGATCGCGCACCGAAGGTTTGACGACGGCCGCAGCAACCGGCCCTGTATAATCTGACGTTAAATGCTCGATGTCGTGATCATTGGCGGCGGTCCTGGTGGCCTGTCGGTTGCCCGCTGCCTCGCCGCCCTCGGACGGTCGGTCACCGTCCTCGAAGAGCACGACACCATCGGCACGCCGGTGCACTGCACGGGCGTGCTGGCGGCCGACGCGATCGACGCGCTAGGCTTGCCGGCCGAGTCGGTGCTTAATCCCCTCGCCACCGTCAAGTTCGTCGCGCCGTCGGGGCACTCGTTTGAATACACGACCGCCACCACCGAAGCCGTCGTCATCGATCGCGCGATGTTTGACGCCGCCATGGCCGGCCGGGCCGAGTTGGCCGGGGCCATCGTCTTGCGCGGACGCCGCGTGACGGCCATCGATCCGGCGGCCGACGCCGTGCGGATCACCCTGGCTGACGGCGAGACCGTGACCGCCCGCACCGCGGTCCTGGCCTGCGGCGCCAACTACACGTTCCAGCGCCGGCTGGGCTTCGGCATGCCTTCCACCTTCCTTCAATCGGCCCAGCTCGAGCTGCCGGCCGATCGCCCGGGCGACGTCGAGATGCACTTCGGATCGGAGATCGCACCCAAGGGATTTGCGTGGGCGGTGCCGGTCAAGCGGTCCTACGGCACGTTCGCCCGCATCGGCGTGATGGCCGACGGCGACGCCAGTGAATATTTCTCGCGGATGCTCGCGCGGGTGCGCGAGCGCTGGTCGGTGGCGGTGCCCGACACGCTCAGCCCGCGCCGGCGCATGCTGCCGCTCGGCGGCGTGCGGCGCAGCTATGGCGATCGGGTGTTGGCGGTGGGCGACGCGGCGGGACTGGTGAAGCCGACGACGGGTGGCGGGATTTACTACAGTGTCATCAGCGGCGAGATTGCCGCCGAGGTGCTGCACGTCGCCCTGGCGGGCAACGACTTGTCGGCGGCGGCGTTGCGCGATTACGAACGGCGCTGGCGCGCGCGCTTCCAGTCGGAGTTCAAGGCGCAGCTGGCCCTACGTTTTGTCGCGCAGCGCATGCGCGACACCGATATCGACGCGCTTTTCGACCTGGCCAAGACCGACGGGATCCTGCCGCTGGTGCGAAAGACGGCTCGGTTCAACCAGCACCGCGACTTCATTCTCGCGCTGCTGCGGCACCAGCCAGCCCGCCGCGCGCTGTTCGGCCGGCTCGCCAGTTCGGCCTAGCTGTCCCGACTGGTGGCGTGACCACCTGCCAGCATTCGGTCGAGCAGGTACAGCGACAGGATGGCTTCGGCCGTGGCGCGTTGCAGGGCGTACGACAGCCCGGGCCAACCATCGAGCAGACCACCCCGCACGAGGTAGCAATAGACAAACATCGCCGGCGGGGCGATCACGATCAGGCGGCGCAGTCGGTCCAGCCAACCGAGCGACGCGACCGGTGCCGCGCCAAGCTTCTCCGCTTCCAGTCGCATATAGCGGGCTTGTGCGGCCAGCCAGTCGACCAGTGGCTTGCGGTCGTCATGGGCGATCGACGCTCGTAGCGAGGTGATCCGCCCCTGGACCTGAATCCGTTGCGTGTGGCCGTCCTGCGCGTAGCGCGCGCCCGCCCGCCGGAACAGGACCACGACAGGAGGATAGGCCGCACCTCGCAGTGGCGTGCCGTGGATGCAATAAGTGAACGACGCCAGATAGCCTGCCGTGTCGGCCCCGGGCAAGAGCGAGGCGATTTCCGCGACCAGATCCTGCGACAAGACAAAGTCGGCGTCGAGGGCCAGCACCCACTCGGTAGAGATGCCCGTGGACTCGAGCCCGAAGTTCCACTGCTCGGCATGTGTCGTGAACCGCCGCTCGAACACGCGCACGCCGGGATACTGCGCCAGGATCTCCCGGGTCGCGTCGGTGCTGCCGCTATCGACGACGACGATCTCGGTGGCCCACGACAGCCGCGCCAGCGTGCGGGCAAGGTTGGGCGCCTCGTTGAACGTAAGCAGGAGCGGGGTGATGCGGGCCTGCACTCACTCAACCTTGCGGGCAACACAGATCATGTTCTTCCAGAACCATGGCGCACGCCCGTAGAAGTGAAATCGGATATCCGAGAAGCCCGCGTTGCCGACAAGTTGGGACAATGTCTCGACGCTGAAGAACTTTATGTGCCCGCCTTGCCAGTGGACGCCGTGATGCTCGTCCCATTTACCGAGCACGCTGATGGCCAGGTTCTTCCAGTAGCCATGATACGGAGTCCCAACGATCAGCCGTCCCCCTGGACGGAGCAAGCGGGCCGCGGTTTCAATGAGGTCGGCAGGCCGGTACAAGTGCTCGATCACGTCGCTGGAGATCACCAGGTCAAACGCTGCCTCGTCCTCGTGCGCGAGGTCGGCGTCAGCGCCGAAGACCGCTCGTCGGAACGTGACGTTATCGCTCGCATAGTACTGTCGTGCCGCCTCCAGGTAAGGAACCGACGCATCCAGCCCCACTACGCGATGTCCGAGTGCCCCAAGCCTGCCGGCCAGGTATCCGTTGCCACACCCCAGGTCGCAGATCGACCGCACGTCAGGCTGCTGGCGAACGAGGGTCACTAGTAATTCGGCCAGCTCTAACCCGATGCGGCCATTGAGGGGCCCCGGCTGCGCCTCGCCCCAGTCATCCGGGTTGACACTCCGCGATTCGACGGTGCCGTTGCTCAAGCCACAATCTCCTGATAGACCCGCTCCATGCGCTCGGCGACTGCGGCCCACCCGTAGTGTTGGGCCGTCGCACGGCCTCGCTCCCCCATCGTCCGTCGCAGCTGCGAATCGGCGACCAGCGCCGAAAGGCCCGCGCCAAGTGTCTTCGGCGCGCCGTCGATCACCCACCCGGCTCCGGAGTCGCGGACGAGGTCGGCAATTCCTACTTCGGGCGTGACGACGACCGGGCAAGCGGCCGCCATCGCCTCGAGCACGACGTTGCCGAAATTCTCGGAGTAGGACGGAAGGACCAGCGCCTGCGCGCAGTTAAGCAGCGCGGCCTTGCCTGCGCCGGGCACCGGTCCGCAAAACACGAGACGGCCGCCCACACCGGCTGCGGCAGCCCGCGCCTCCAGCG includes:
- a CDS encoding glycosyltransferase family 4 protein; the encoded protein is MPAPEGAPVRVCYFNRSYWPDTGATGQLLTELAEDLASQHGIEVTVITGYPLNDVASGFSRTIARTETRNGVHIVRAAGTTFAQRRFAGRAANYLTYFISALWAAVRLPRQDVTVALTDPPIIGLAALAARPRHGMVFFCQDIFPEVAGLLEDFHSPLVNGLLDRLNRFLVDRARRIVALGDTMARRLVDGKGAAPSKITVIHNWADTTAIVPDGKQNPFAAAHDLAGRFVVLHAGNIGHSQNLDAVIDAAARLAARPEILMLFIGDGNRKPALQEAVRARGLDNVRFLPFQPREHLRWTYATSDVCLVSLKPGLAGYIVPSKLYPILAAGRPYVAAVEASSEVAALTATHGSGVVTAPGDSAALAAAIVALADDPERRLAMGARARDAAALFARDRQVSAHAQVLREVAGR
- a CDS encoding sugar transferase — protein: MIKRGFDLLVSGAGLVVFSPIALLITIAIKLEDRGPVLFTQERVGRHGRVFLAYKFRSMIVDAEKHTGAVQATENDPRVTRVGRVLRATAFDELPQLLNIFKGDMSVVGPRPLRPGEADTTADGRHVPLSAIRGYEARHRVRPGLTGLAQVYAARDLPRPGKFRYDLLYQRRATFCLDLRLILLSFWITLRGRWEDRAPKV
- a CDS encoding NAD(P)/FAD-dependent oxidoreductase, coding for MLDVVIIGGGPGGLSVARCLAALGRSVTVLEEHDTIGTPVHCTGVLAADAIDALGLPAESVLNPLATVKFVAPSGHSFEYTTATTEAVVIDRAMFDAAMAGRAELAGAIVLRGRRVTAIDPAADAVRITLADGETVTARTAVLACGANYTFQRRLGFGMPSTFLQSAQLELPADRPGDVEMHFGSEIAPKGFAWAVPVKRSYGTFARIGVMADGDASEYFSRMLARVRERWSVAVPDTLSPRRRMLPLGGVRRSYGDRVLAVGDAAGLVKPTTGGGIYYSVISGEIAAEVLHVALAGNDLSAAALRDYERRWRARFQSEFKAQLALRFVAQRMRDTDIDALFDLAKTDGILPLVRKTARFNQHRDFILALLRHQPARRALFGRLASSA
- a CDS encoding glycosyltransferase family 2 protein, with product MQARITPLLLTFNEAPNLARTLARLSWATEIVVVDSGSTDATREILAQYPGVRVFERRFTTHAEQWNFGLESTGISTEWVLALDADFVLSQDLVAEIASLLPGADTAGYLASFTYCIHGTPLRGAAYPPVVVLFRRAGARYAQDGHTQRIQVQGRITSLRASIAHDDRKPLVDWLAAQARYMRLEAEKLGAAPVASLGWLDRLRRLIVIAPPAMFVYCYLVRGGLLDGWPGLSYALQRATAEAILSLYLLDRMLAGGHATSRDS
- a CDS encoding class I SAM-dependent methyltransferase; translation: MSNGTVESRSVNPDDWGEAQPGPLNGRIGLELAELLVTLVRQQPDVRSICDLGCGNGYLAGRLGALGHRVVGLDASVPYLEAARQYYASDNVTFRRAVFGADADLAHEDEAAFDLVISSDVIEHLYRPADLIETAARLLRPGGRLIVGTPYHGYWKNLAISVLGKWDEHHGVHWQGGHIKFFSVETLSQLVGNAGFSDIRFHFYGRAPWFWKNMICVARKVE